A stretch of Gemmatimonas aurantiaca T-27 DNA encodes these proteins:
- a CDS encoding inositol-3-phosphate synthase has protein sequence MSDTTRGNPATIAPATGKLAIFTPGLGAVATTFIAGVERVRRGLSAPIGSLTQMATVRLGKRTDNRSPLIKDFVPLATLNDIVFAAWDPIPDDAYTAAVKAGVLTKEDLEPVADFLKGIKPMPAVFENKYVTRITGATNVKSAKTKRELAEQLRADIRNFMKANGAERGAMVWTGSTEIFIKAGPQHQTIEAFEKAMDENDEAIAPSMLYAYAAIMEGIAYCNGAPNLSADFPALVELANQKGVVVSGKDFKTGQTWMKTVIAPGMKARMLGLEGWYSTNILGNRDGEVLDDPASFKTKEESKLSVLHTILQPEKYPELYKDFSHVVRINYYPPRGDNKEGWDNIDIKGWLGYPMQIKVNFLCRDSILAAPLVLDLALFSDFAQRAGMKGIQEWLSFYYKSPQVAPGLQPEHDLFIQQTKLKNTLRHLMGEEQITHLGLEYYQ, from the coding sequence CGGCGTCGAGCGCGTGCGCCGCGGCCTCTCGGCCCCTATCGGGTCGCTGACGCAGATGGCGACGGTCCGCCTCGGGAAGCGCACGGACAATCGCAGCCCGCTGATCAAGGACTTCGTACCGCTCGCGACGCTCAACGACATCGTCTTTGCGGCGTGGGATCCCATTCCGGATGACGCCTACACCGCCGCCGTGAAGGCCGGTGTGCTGACGAAGGAAGACCTCGAGCCGGTGGCCGATTTCCTGAAGGGCATCAAGCCGATGCCGGCCGTGTTCGAAAACAAGTACGTCACGCGGATCACGGGCGCGACCAACGTGAAGTCTGCCAAGACGAAGCGCGAACTCGCCGAACAGTTGCGGGCCGATATCCGCAACTTCATGAAGGCGAATGGCGCCGAGCGTGGCGCGATGGTCTGGACGGGCTCGACCGAGATCTTCATCAAGGCCGGCCCGCAGCACCAGACGATCGAAGCGTTCGAGAAGGCGATGGATGAGAACGACGAAGCGATCGCGCCGTCGATGCTCTACGCCTACGCCGCCATCATGGAAGGCATTGCGTACTGCAACGGCGCGCCCAATCTCTCGGCCGATTTCCCGGCACTCGTGGAGCTCGCCAACCAGAAGGGCGTCGTGGTGTCCGGTAAGGACTTCAAGACGGGCCAGACGTGGATGAAGACCGTCATCGCGCCGGGCATGAAGGCGCGCATGCTGGGTCTCGAAGGCTGGTACTCCACGAACATTCTTGGCAACCGCGACGGTGAAGTGCTCGACGATCCCGCGTCGTTCAAGACGAAGGAAGAGTCGAAGTTGTCGGTGCTGCACACGATCCTGCAGCCGGAGAAGTATCCCGAGCTGTACAAGGATTTCTCGCACGTCGTGCGCATCAACTACTACCCGCCGCGCGGCGACAACAAGGAAGGCTGGGACAACATCGACATCAAGGGGTGGCTCGGCTACCCGATGCAGATCAAGGTCAACTTCCTGTGCCGCGACTCCATTCTGGCGGCTCCGCTCGTGCTCGACCTCGCGCTGTTCTCGGACTTCGCGCAGCGTGCCGGCATGAAGGGCATTCAGGAATGGTTAAGCTTCTATTACAAGTCGCCGCAGGTCGCTCCGGGACTGCAGCCCGAGCATGATCTTTTCATCCAGCAGACGAAGTTGAAGAACACGCTCCGTCACCTCATGGGTGAGGAGCAGATCACCCACCTCGGGCTGGAATACTACCAATGA